A stretch of DNA from Microlunatus capsulatus:
CCACGGGGGCGGGGCGGTGGCGAACCCGCCGACGACGGCGGCCAGCTGCCGTCCGCGCCGGCGCTGCTCGTCGGGGCCGACGTCGATCCCCGCCCAGGGCAGGACGGCGGACGCGATGAGGTCGACGGCCTCGTCGAAGACGGTGACCTCGTCGCGGCCCGCCCAGCCGGCGACCCGCTCGGCCCACCGCGCGTCGGCCGCCGCGCCGAGCCGGTCGACGGCCTCCGCGCCCAGCACGTCGAGCAGCAGGGCCTTGCGGTGGTGGTGGGCGGCGTCGTCGAGGCCGTGCACGGCCCCGGGGCCGAACAGCACCAGCTTCACCGGCGGCGGGAACGCCCCGCGGCGCCGCAGCCGGTCGTCGTAGAAGCGGCGGACCCCGGCGACCCCGCCGAGGACGACGGCGGGCCGGCCCAGCAGCCGGGTCGGCACCGCCGTCTCCCCGTCGCGCAGCTCCGGCGCCCAGGGGTAGCCCTGCCGCAGCAGGCGCAGGGTCTGGTCGCGTCGTCGCCGCCGGGGCCGCTGGTCGTCCACGTCCCCGCCGTACCCGGTCCCCGCCCGCTGAACCTCGCCCGCCGGACCCTGCCGGCCGGGTGACCACGTCGCGTGAGCCGTGGACGGCGCCCCGGCCGGCATGACGTAGGTTGGTCGCCGAACACGGGAGTCCGGTGAGCCGGGCTGAGAGGAAGGTTCTCCAACCTTCGACCGTCGAACCTGATCTGGGTCATGCCAGCGCAGGGAGGCCTCTTGTCACGTCCCCGTGTCCCTCTGACCGAGAGGTGCACACCATGCCGCACACCACCACCCCGTCCCTCGACGAGCGGACCACCACCGCTCCCGGCCGCCGCTGGCGGGTCGTCGACATCGTCGTCGCCAGCGTCGTCGGCGTCGCCCTGGGCGTCGTCTTCCTCGTCTGGGGCGCCGCCTACAACGTCCTCGAGACGCCGTTCAAGGCGCTGCTGCCGGGCGCGCAGTCCTTCGTCGAGGCGCCCTTCCTGCTGGGCGCCGTCGTCGGCGGGCTGCTCATCCGCAAGCCCGGCGCTGCGATCTACGTCGAGCTGCTGGCCGCCGTCGTCTCGGCCCTGCTGGGCAGCCAGTGGGGCCTGCTGACCCTGGTCTCGGGCCTGGTCCAGGGCCTCGGCGCCGAGATCGTCTTCGCGCTGTTCCTCTACCGGGTCTGGCGGCTGCCCGTCGCCTGGCTCGCGGGCGCGGGCGCCGGCGTCGGCCTGGCGGTCTTCGAGCTGCTGGCCTACTACCCGGGCAGCACCGCCCTGTTCGCCACCGTCTACCTGGTCAGCGCCGTGCTGGGCGGGGCCGTCGTCGCCGGGACGCTGTCGTGGCTGGTCGTCCGCGCCCTGGCCCGGACCGGCGTGCTGCACCGCTTCGCCGCCGGCCGGGACACCGCCGAGCTGGTCTGAGCGTGCCCGCGGTGCCCTCCCGCCAGCCGGTCGCCCCCGCGGCGGCCGGCCCGGCGACGACCCGGCCGGCCCGGGTGCGGGCGCAGGGCTGGGGCTGGCGGCATGCCGGCCGGCGGGCTTGGGCGCTGCGCGGGCTCGACCTGGTCGTCGAGCCGGGGGAGCGGGTGCTGCTGCTCGGCGCCTCCGGGGCCGGCAAGTCGACGCTGCTGCACGCCCTCGCGGGCGTGCTCGGCGACGACGAGGGCGGGGAGGAGGAGGGCGCGCTGCGCCTGGACGGGGCACGCCCCCGCGACGCCCGGGGCCGGGCCGGCCTGGTCCTGCAGGACCCGGAGTCGCAGGTGATCCTCGCCCGGGTCGGCGACGACGTGGCCTTCGGCTGCGAGAACCTCGGCGTCCCCCGCGAAGCCATCTGGCCCCGGGTGTCCGCCGCGCTCGACGCCGTCGGGCTCGACGTGCCCCTCGACCACCCGACCGAGCGCCTCTCCGGCGGCCAGCAGCAGCGGCTCGCCCTGGCCGGCGTGCTGGCCATGCAGCCGGGGGTGCTGCTCCTCGACGAGCCGACCGCCAACCTCGACCCCGAGGGCGTCACCGAGGTCCGCGACGCCGTCGCCCGCGTGCTGGACGCCACCGGGGCCACCTTCCTCGTCGTCGAGCACCGCGTGGCGACCTGGCTGCCGGTGGTGGACCGCGTCGTCGTCCTGGGGCCCGACGGCCTGCTGGCCGACGGCCCCCCGGCCGAGGTGCTGGCCCGGACCGGGCCCGCGCTGGCCGCGGCCGGCATCTGGGTCCCGGACCACCCGCCGCGGGTGCCCGCCCGTCCGCGGCCTGCGCCCGGGCCGCCGCTGCTGGGCGCCGAGGCCCTCGCCGTCGGCCGGGCCGGCCGGCTGGTCCGCTCCGGCGTCGACCTGGAGCTGGCGGCCGGCGCGTCGGTCGCCCTGACCGGCCGCAACGGCGCGGGCAAGTCCACCCTCGCCCTCACCCTGGCCGGGCTGCTCGACCCGCTCGCCGGCCGCGTCCGGGCCCACCCCGCGCTGGCCCGCGGGCTGGGGGACCGGCCGCACGGCTGGCGCTCGCGCGAGCTGGTGTCCCGGGTGGGCGTCGTCTTCCAGGAGCCGGAGCACCAGTTCCTCACCGCCTCCGTCCAGGCCGAGCTGGAGGTGGGCCTGCGCGCCACCCGGCGGCTCGACGCGGCCGGCCGCGCGCGGGTCGCCGAGCTGCTGGCCCGGCTGCGGCTGGAGGGCCTGGCCCGGGCCAA
This window harbors:
- a CDS encoding ECF transporter S component; its protein translation is MPHTTTPSLDERTTTAPGRRWRVVDIVVASVVGVALGVVFLVWGAAYNVLETPFKALLPGAQSFVEAPFLLGAVVGGLLIRKPGAAIYVELLAAVVSALLGSQWGLLTLVSGLVQGLGAEIVFALFLYRVWRLPVAWLAGAGAGVGLAVFELLAYYPGSTALFATVYLVSAVLGGAVVAGTLSWLVVRALARTGVLHRFAAGRDTAELV
- a CDS encoding ABC transporter ATP-binding protein, yielding MPSRQPVAPAAAGPATTRPARVRAQGWGWRHAGRRAWALRGLDLVVEPGERVLLLGASGAGKSTLLHALAGVLGDDEGGEEEGALRLDGARPRDARGRAGLVLQDPESQVILARVGDDVAFGCENLGVPREAIWPRVSAALDAVGLDVPLDHPTERLSGGQQQRLALAGVLAMQPGVLLLDEPTANLDPEGVTEVRDAVARVLDATGATFLVVEHRVATWLPVVDRVVVLGPDGLLADGPPAEVLARTGPALAAAGIWVPDHPPRVPARPRPAPGPPLLGAEALAVGRAGRLVRSGVDLELAAGASVALTGRNGAGKSTLALTLAGLLDPLAGRVRAHPALARGLGDRPHGWRSRELVSRVGVVFQEPEHQFLTASVQAELEVGLRATRRLDAAGRARVAELLARLRLEGLARANPFTLSGGEKRRLSVATVLVTSPDLLVLDEPTFGQDALTWAGLVDLLGALLAEGRTVLSVTHDRAFVDALGGTELVLGPGDGVRAPAAAR